A genome region from Nocardia sp. NBC_01730 includes the following:
- a CDS encoding TIGR03084 family metal-binding protein translates to MADLEALLGDFAAECADLDRLVAPLAPADWARPTPASGWTIAHQIGHLAWTDELATIAIADSGGFQKLVADAGPRALTFVDEAAEEAAAAPPAELLDRWRHGRTTFTDALRAVPAGVKLPWFGPPLSAASMITARIMETWAHGQDVADALGVARTPTTRLRAVAHIGVRTRNFAYTVREKIPPRVEFLVELTAPDGAIWSWGPVDAIQRVVGPAVDFCLLVTQRRHPDDLAIEVHGEDAAEWLTIAQAFAGPTGKGRTAGQFA, encoded by the coding sequence ATGGCTGACCTCGAAGCACTACTCGGCGATTTCGCCGCCGAATGCGCGGATCTGGACCGACTCGTCGCCCCGTTGGCGCCGGCGGACTGGGCGCGGCCGACGCCGGCGTCCGGCTGGACCATCGCGCACCAGATCGGCCATCTGGCCTGGACCGACGAGCTCGCGACCATCGCCATCGCGGACAGCGGCGGCTTCCAGAAGCTGGTAGCCGACGCCGGGCCGCGTGCACTCACCTTCGTCGACGAAGCGGCCGAGGAAGCCGCGGCCGCACCGCCCGCCGAACTACTCGACCGGTGGCGGCACGGACGCACGACCTTCACCGATGCGTTGCGCGCGGTACCCGCGGGCGTCAAGCTGCCCTGGTTCGGTCCGCCGCTGAGCGCGGCTTCGATGATCACCGCCCGCATCATGGAGACTTGGGCGCACGGGCAGGACGTGGCCGATGCCCTCGGAGTCGCCAGGACTCCCACCACGCGCCTGCGCGCCGTGGCGCACATCGGCGTGCGGACCAGGAACTTCGCGTACACAGTGCGCGAAAAGATCCCGCCCAGAGTGGAATTCCTGGTTGAGCTGACGGCGCCCGATGGCGCGATCTGGTCTTGGGGTCCCGTGGACGCCATTCAGCGAGTAGTGGGACCCGCAGTGGACTTCTGCCTACTGGTGACGCAGCGCCGCCATCCGGACGACCTCGCGATCGAGGTGCATGGAGAGGACGCCGCCGAATGGCTCACTATCGCACAGGCTTTCGCGGGTCCGACGGGAAAAGGCAGGACAGCGGGCCAGTTCGCCTGA
- a CDS encoding SRPBCC family protein — MGHIKYASDVGAPVEVAFTYTDNHLFVPNWMFGIVSFEPTGELDRGLGATFAAAVRLGLWRQTVTCEITEYRRNAVIGYTLRGRLTWTLTLRFDPLGYGRSALTSETEYSPPRGFAGRLCVGPVDSAAKSALRRTETQLRREIEEFHVTDLVGRIA, encoded by the coding sequence ATGGGCCACATCAAGTACGCGAGTGACGTCGGAGCCCCGGTAGAAGTGGCGTTCACCTACACGGACAACCATCTCTTCGTACCGAATTGGATGTTCGGCATCGTGAGCTTCGAGCCGACCGGCGAACTCGACCGCGGCCTCGGCGCAACCTTCGCAGCCGCCGTTCGTCTCGGGCTCTGGCGACAGACCGTGACATGCGAGATCACCGAATACCGCCGCAACGCGGTGATCGGGTATACGCTCCGTGGGCGTTTGACCTGGACGTTGACGCTGCGCTTCGACCCACTCGGCTACGGGCGGTCGGCGCTGACGTCGGAGACGGAGTACAGTCCACCGCGCGGATTCGCCGGGCGCCTGTGCGTCGGTCCGGTGGATTCCGCCGCGAAGTCGGCACTCCGCCGCACGGAGACCCAATTGCGAAGGGAGATAGAGGAATTCCACGTTACCGATCTTGTCGGTCGGATTGCGTAG
- a CDS encoding ribonuclease H family protein: MIIVSTDGSCLRNPGGAIGWAWVNHQGSSASGGAASGTNQVAELRAVLEAIAAHSGSEPLFIESDSLYAIKCASEWVSGWRLNGWRTSTGGAVKNVELIRQIDRAIASRPGPVRFRWVRGHVGNYFNEQADALAGEAARQAAVTAAVAEVNTVEIPAVTVEEASTAPEAPKDQAAGKAAAPSAPQTLTLF, from the coding sequence ATGATCATCGTGAGCACCGACGGATCCTGCCTCCGCAATCCCGGCGGCGCCATCGGCTGGGCTTGGGTCAATCACCAGGGCTCCTCGGCGAGTGGAGGAGCCGCGTCCGGAACCAACCAGGTCGCGGAGTTGCGCGCGGTGCTGGAGGCGATCGCCGCCCATTCCGGGTCCGAACCCCTTTTCATCGAAAGCGATTCGCTGTACGCGATCAAGTGCGCCTCGGAGTGGGTGTCGGGCTGGCGGCTCAACGGCTGGCGCACATCCACCGGGGGCGCCGTGAAAAACGTCGAACTCATCCGGCAGATCGACCGGGCCATCGCGAGCAGGCCGGGTCCGGTCCGGTTCCGCTGGGTCCGTGGACATGTCGGCAACTACTTCAACGAGCAGGCCGACGCGCTGGCCGGAGAAGCGGCTCGGCAGGCTGCGGTCACCGCGGCGGTCGCCGAGGTGAACACCGTGGAAATCCCCGCGGTGACTGTGGAGGAAGCGTCGACGGCGCCGGAAGCGCCGAAAGACCAGGCCGCGGGGAAGGCGGCCGCGCCGTCGGCACCACAGACATTGACGCTGTTTTGA
- a CDS encoding helix-turn-helix domain-containing protein, translating to MQDPKGEAPVGTRIKWLRERAGMSRPVLAGLVGRSAEWIKAVETGRLQPPKLPMLLRIAQALEVKDLAELTGNGHAVSVAVFAGEQHEALTEVRYALTDYRMTAGLRASSVEHLAIRLDQAWKIRHISPDHRTQLGALLPGLIRDAQQAARIPGPTRRKARRILAGVYQLADFYVAYQPAPELVWLVADRAMNEGFEADDPYVIACSTWAMVQALRDSGRWEEAIGIARDAMDQLAPYLGRDETPDDWRGIAGALEAEVAYVHARRGRYGEAWEHWEAADGTARQLGPGYRHVQTSFSVPVMAAHATTLGVELRRSAEALRAARELDAETIVSVPRRSRHYIEVARAYSQRREAAAAFAMLEKAQQTAPETIRYNGFAREMLHGLVKSPPTGMSRDVRELSRQVGLPV from the coding sequence ATGCAGGACCCCAAAGGTGAAGCGCCTGTCGGCACACGAATCAAGTGGCTACGCGAGCGCGCAGGCATGTCGCGCCCGGTCCTGGCCGGGCTGGTCGGGCGGTCGGCGGAGTGGATCAAAGCGGTCGAGACAGGCAGGCTCCAGCCACCGAAACTGCCGATGCTCCTCCGGATCGCGCAAGCGCTGGAGGTCAAGGATCTCGCCGAGCTGACCGGCAACGGTCACGCCGTGTCGGTGGCAGTGTTCGCCGGCGAGCAGCACGAAGCGCTGACCGAAGTACGTTATGCCCTCACCGACTATCGGATGACAGCCGGTCTCCGCGCCAGCAGCGTCGAGCATCTGGCGATTCGCCTGGACCAAGCGTGGAAGATTCGCCATATCAGCCCAGATCACCGAACCCAGCTAGGCGCCTTGCTCCCTGGCTTGATCAGGGACGCACAGCAGGCTGCTCGCATCCCTGGGCCGACGCGGAGGAAGGCGCGGCGGATCCTCGCTGGCGTCTACCAGTTGGCGGACTTCTACGTCGCGTATCAGCCTGCGCCGGAGTTGGTTTGGCTTGTCGCGGACCGTGCCATGAACGAGGGGTTCGAGGCGGACGACCCGTACGTGATCGCGTGCAGCACGTGGGCGATGGTGCAGGCGCTGCGTGACTCCGGCCGTTGGGAGGAGGCGATCGGGATTGCGCGGGATGCGATGGATCAGCTCGCGCCCTACCTCGGCAGGGATGAGACGCCAGACGATTGGCGGGGTATCGCGGGCGCGCTCGAGGCTGAGGTGGCGTATGTGCATGCTCGCCGTGGTCGTTATGGCGAGGCGTGGGAGCACTGGGAGGCCGCCGATGGGACGGCGCGGCAGTTGGGTCCGGGGTATCGGCATGTGCAGACGTCGTTCTCGGTGCCGGTGATGGCGGCCCATGCGACGACCTTGGGTGTGGAGTTGCGGCGATCGGCTGAGGCGCTGCGTGCCGCGAGGGAGTTGGACGCGGAGACGATCGTGTCGGTGCCGCGCCGCAGTCGGCATTACATCGAGGTTGCCCGTGCGTATTCGCAGCGGCGGGAGGCGGCTGCGGCGTTCGCGATGTTGGAGAAGGCGCAGCAGACGGCACCAGAGACGATCCGGTACAACGGGTTCGCGCGCGAGATGCTGCATGGGCTGGTGAAGTCTCCGCCTACGGGGATGAGCCGCGATGTTCGGGAGCTGAGTCGACAGGTCGGTCTACCCGTCTAG